In Strongyloides ratti genome assembly S_ratti_ED321, scaffold srae_chrx_scaffold0000002, a single window of DNA contains:
- a CDS encoding Male sterility, NAD-binding domain and NAD(P)-binding domain and Fatty acyl-CoA reductase family-containing protein: MMDKENSVEKSFNGSNIFITGISGFLGKVLVEKLLYECDGIEGIYCLIRVKRGQKPSERLEELINGTLFTRIKAKNPSILNKIHVIEGDLLQPNLGMSNESIQLLQEKISIVFHCAATVKFDDILRVSLTMNLIGTHKLVEICRNMKNLKSLVHVSTAYANCHLNETTEEVYPSPVDPQQLINALSWMDDDMLEMVTPKLLNQRPNTYTFTKALAETQFIRDAKNLPAIIVRPSIIGACWKEPHPGWTDNYNGATGIIFAVGKGAIRVMPGDVNCKADIIPVDIVSNMLIVSAHYRMNMTSNEIPVFHCTSGELNPLKWKFINEYCNQCLTTYPMKDPIRIPYCIMTTNHLMFLFDFYLRCYTPAKIHDFIGGFIGKKQNNVNNYNRVYKMIKTLEFFTTNDWNFKSEGLVNLWNTLSKNDQEKFNFDIRQVNWGNYLFDYIIGIRLYLLKETISDLNQSKFRVNSLWKRNLFYSFIFWGFIVRLTASKTTPKIKMFLWLFGIIAHVIGRKYFITTKHRISTIDQYMKRASKT, encoded by the exons atgatggataaagaaaattcagttgaaaaatcatttaatggCTCTAATATCTTTATTACAGGAATTTCTGGGTTTTTAGGAAAAGTACttgttgaaaaattattatatgaatGTGATGGTATTGAAGGTATTTATTGTCTTATTCGTGTTAAAAGAGGACAAAAACCAAGTGAAAGATTAGAAGAATTAATTAATGGAACATTATTTACACGTATTAAAGCTAAAAATCcatcaattttaaataaaattcatgTTATTGAGGGAGATCTTTTACAGCCAAATCTTGGAATGAGTAATGAATCAATACAATTATTAcaagaaaaaatatcaattgtTTTTCATTGTGCTGCAACAGTTAAATTTGATGATATTTTACGTGTCTCATTAACAATGAATCTTATTGGAACACATAAACTTGTTGAAATATGTagaaatatgaaaaatttaaaaagtctTGTTCATGTTTCAACTGCATATGCTAATTGTCATTTAAATGAAACAACAGAAGAAGTATATCCATCACCTGTTGATCCACAACAATTAATTAATGCCTTAAGTTGGATGGATGATGATATGTTAGAAATGGTAACAcctaaattattaaatcaaCGTCCAAATACATATACTTTTACTAAAGCATTAGCCGAAACTCAATTTATAAGAGATGCTAAAAATTTACCCGCAATTATTGTTAGACCATCAATTATAGGAGCATGTTGGAAAGAACCACATCCTGGTTGGACTGATAATTATAATGGTGCTACAGGAATAATATTTGCT gtTGGTAAAGGAGCTATTAGAGTTATGCCTGGTGATGTAAATTGTAAAGCTGATATTATTCCTGTTGATATAGTATCAAATATGTTAATTGTTTCTGCTCATTATAGAATGAATATGACATCAAATGAAATACCAGTTTTTCATTGTACCTCTGGTGAGTTAAATCCACTGAAATggaaatttataaatgagTATTGTAATCAATGTTTAACAACATATCCAATGAAAGATCCAATTAGAATACCATATTGCATAATGACAACAAATCACTTAATGTTCTTATTTGATTTCTATTTAAGATGTTATACACCAGCAAAAATACATGATTTTATCGGTGGTTTTATTGGAAAGAAGCAAAATAATGTTAACAATTATAATAGagtttataaaatgattaaaacattagaattttttacaacaaaTGATTGGAATTTTAAATCTGAAGGATTAGTAAATTTATGGAATACattatctaaaaatgatCAAGAA aaatttaattttgacATTCGTCAAGTAAATTGGGGCAATTATCTTTTTGACTATATCATTGGAATTCGTTTATATTTACTGAAAGAAACTATTTCTGATTTAAATCAATCAAAATTTAGAGTTAATAGTCTATGGAAAAGAAAtctattttattcatttattttttgggGATTCATTGTTAGATTAACTGCTTC aaaaacaacaccaaaaataaaaatgttccTTTGGCTATTTGGAATTATTGCACATGTTATtggaagaaaatattttatcaccACAAAACATAGAATTTCAACAATTGATCAATATATGAAACGAGCTTCAAAAacataa
- a CDS encoding 5-hydroxytryptamine receptor 1 has translation MSETFETYSDYDFLPNNEDVIIENDLFLNVSHNIPIKPFIAAIMCIVVSIIIVVTLIGNLMVCLAVFMVRKLKQPPNFLLVNLAVADFSVGFFVMPIAFLSLFENRWILGETVCRLWTSADLTLCTASILNLCFITVDRYLIITKPLRYCAQRTSKRIFIYILLVWCGAFLVSVTPLIFLPWKMDSNVCQVPQNQFYQIYATFFTFYGPTAVMVILYWKMLKAAKRLAEKEERSTSLYLEDYDKKNLPTKKLQKTNSYLITSDNDLSSSESGSKFFYNRRSSAFLNVVRMPLISHTRRNSQQNHHAVKENKARITLGVIMSTFIVCWLPFFIMALLKSFKLIDAPIWLDNLILWLGYSNSMLNPLIYCKYNSEFRVPFREMLCCRFRTLKSVVRHESFTKKYGPLKPQKIKENEVEEKTYTKSIKKSSIKETPITPTLSKKNSTIESQNNALV, from the exons ATGTCAGAAACTTTTGAGACATATTCTGATTATGACTTTTTACCAAACAATGAAGATGTAATTATTGAGAACGATCTTTTTTTGAATGTATCTCATAATATTCCAATAAAACCATTTATTGCAGCAATTATGTGCATAGTAGTATCCATCATTATAGTTGTTACATTAATAGGAAATTTGATGGTGTGTTTAGCTGTATTTATGGttagaaaattaaaacaacCACCTAATTTTTTACTAGTTAATTTGGCTGTAGCAGATTTTTCTGTTGGTTTTTTTGTTATGCCAATAGCatttttatcactttttGAAAATAGATGGATATTAGGAGAAACTGTATGTAGGTTATGGACATCAGCTGATCTCACATTATGTACCGCTTCAATATTGaatttatgttttattacTGTTGACCGATATTTAATCATTACAAAACCATTACGTTATTGTGCTCAAAGAACttcaaaaagaatatttatttatattttgttagtATGGTGTGGAGCATTTCTTGTCTCAGTGACacctttaatatttttaccatGGAAAATGGATAGCAATGTTTGTCAA GTCCCTCAAAAccaattttatcaaatttacgcaacattttttacattttatggACCTACTGCAGTGATGGTAATATTGTATTGGAAAATGTTAAAAGCTGCTAAAAGATTAGCTGAAAAAGAAGAGAGAAGCACAAGTTTATATTTAGAagattatgataaaaaaaatttgccAACAAAAAAATTGCAAAAAACAAATTCGTATCTAATTACAAGTGATAATGATTTGTCATCTTCTGAATCAggatcaaaatttttttataatagacGATCAAGTGCATTTTTGAATGTTGTTAGAATGCCATTg atTTCTCATACAAGAAGAAATAGTCAACAAAACCATCATGctgttaaagaaaataaagcCAGAATAACTTTAGGTGTTATAATGAGTACCTTTATAGTTTGTTGGTTaccattttttataatggcattattaaaatctttCAAATTGATAGATGCACCAATATGGcttgataatttaattttatggtTAGGATACTCAAATAg TATGCTAAATCCATTAATTTATTGCAAATATAATTCAGAATTTCGTGTACCATTTCGTGAGATGTTATGTTGTCGTTTTCGAACACTTAAATCTGTTGTGAGACACGAAAGTTTCACTAAAAAGTATGGGCCTTTAAA accgcaaaaaattaaagaaaatgaagTAGAAGAAAAAACTTATACaaaatcaataaaaaaatcttcaaTTAAGGAGACACCAATTACACCAAcactttcaaaaaaaaatagtaccATTGAATCGCAAAACAATGCTCTGGTATAA
- a CDS encoding Zinc finger, LIM-type domain-containing protein, with amino-acid sequence MTNYLDNNNLPPIMDKESLKGPYNSRSNIFYTVRTYNKSNDNKDFKKNYKVKDISTFVEEPKKDNIHYNEENLKKVTSTSKMFNKISNLSNIDFSVKSKHCKRCNNVVYEAEKVSTAGSVWHKTCFRCYTCLKSLQLGQISERNNEIYCNSCYAKDYGPKGYGHGVNVGTLSPTK; translated from the exons atGACAAATTATCTtgacaataataatttaccaCCTATTATGGATAAAGAATCATTAAAAGGACCATACAATTCTAgaagtaatatattttatacagTACGTACCTATAATAAATCAAATGACAATAaggattttaaaaaaaattataaagtaaaaGATATATCCACTTTTGTTGAAGAAccaaaaaaagataatattcattataatgaagaaaatttaaaaaaagtaacatCAACAagtaaaatgtttaataaaataagtaaCTTATCAAATATTGACTTTTCAGTTAAATCTAAACATTGTAAAAGATGTAATAACGTTGTTTATGAAGCAGAAAAAGTATCAACTGCTGGATCTGTATGGCATAAAACATGTTTTAGATGTTATACCTGTTTAAAATCATTACAATTAGGACAGATATCAGAAAGgaataatgaaatttattgtaaca gttGTTATGCTAAAGACTATGGTCCTAAAGGATATGGACATGGTGTTAATGTTGGTACCTTATCTCctactaaataa